In Bufo gargarizans isolate SCDJY-AF-19 chromosome 6, ASM1485885v1, whole genome shotgun sequence, a single genomic region encodes these proteins:
- the TECTB gene encoding beta-tectorin has translation MGLFTLTLLASLMASSAGKCVPNKADVIIVHCYPKSIVAKIPECPYGWEIGQLALGGVCYNGIIDSGYYQFTIPDLSPKNKSYCGTQSDFKNPIYHFYNSIVSNDSSMIVKSQPVNYTFTCTYQSNYLVSHAAFDQRVATVHVKNGSSGSFESTLSLNFYSNGKFSTLKEAPFVVETSDIGSDVFAGVEAKGISNRFKVVLNYCWATPSPDYAYHIQWQLISKSCPSDDTIIVHENGKNSRATFQFSAFRFQNVPKLSKVWLHCETYLCDSEKFSCPVTCGKRKQRKEQTGGVLVAEFVLQGSASVISPGLAGNVLQ, from the exons ATGGGGCTTTTTACTCTCACGTTGTTAGCTAGCTTGATGGCAAGCTCTGCGGGAAAGTGTGTTCCCAATAAAGCAG ATGTCATTATTGTTCATTGTTATCCCAAATCTATTGTGGCCAAGATCCCTGAGTGCCCGTACGGATGGGAGATCGGCCAGCTGGCTCTTGGTGGGGTGTGTTATAATGGGATCATCGACTCCGGTTATTATCAATTCACCATTCCCGATCTATCCCCAAAGAACAAGTCCTACTGTGGAACGCAATCTGAT TTCAAGAACCCAATCTACCATTTTTATAACTCAATAGTCTCCAACGACAGCAGCATGATCGTCAAAAGCCAGCCGGTGAATTACACTTTTACCTGCACTTATCAGTCCAATTATCTGGTCAGCCATGCTGCCTTTGACCAAAG AGTAGCCACAGTCCATGTGAAGAATGGGAGTTCGGGATCATTTGAAAGCACACTGTCTCTCAATTTCTACTCT AACGGCAAGTTTTCCACCCTAAAAGAAGCTCCATTTGTGGTGGAAACATCAGACATCGGATCAGATGTATTTGCCGGGGTTGAGGCCAAAGGAATTAGCaacag GTTTAAGGTTGTTTTAAACTATTGCTGGGCCACCCCATCTCCTGACTATGCGTATCACATTCAGTGGCAGCTGATAAGTAAGAG TTGTCCATCAGATGACACTATTATAGTGCATGAGAACGGGAAGAACAGCCGTGCAACTTTCCAGTTTAGTGCCTTCCGCTTCCAGAACGTCCCCAAATTATCCAAAGTCTGGCTGCACTGTGAGACGTACCTGTGTGACAGCGAGAAGTTCTCCTGCCCTGTG ACATGTGGAAAACGGAAACAGCGGAAGGAACAGACGGGAGGCGTCTTAGTGGCGGAATTTGTACTGCAAG GTTCTGCATCCGTCATCTCTCCTGGCCTTGCAGGTAATGTTCTGCAGTGA